One part of the Aurantibacillus circumpalustris genome encodes these proteins:
- a CDS encoding Glu/Leu/Phe/Val family dehydrogenase → MSTQTVKAPQAHHESMFEAVLARLDAAAKIMNLSDEVALVLKNPSKQVKVSLPVMMDSGKIQVFEGYRTVHSTHLGPSKGGIRYAMDVNSDEVMALAAWMSFKCAVANLPYGGAKGGIKLDPRSHSVGELERISRAYAVAMKDVFGVNKDIPAPDMGTSGREMAWILDEFNKNTGEDSPGVITGKPVAVGGSLGRDAATGRGVMVNALAALKKMGLVPTAVTAVVQGFGNVGSHAARLLSEKGVKIVGIGDHSASFYNEKGIDVAAAIEYASKNDRNLRGFTGATEIKNSELLISKCDILVPAALQNVINEENAPHIQAKLIVEGANGPTTPEADPILNSKKIICIPDILANAGGVTVSYFEWVQNKAGYYWTEQEVNERHDLKMDIAFEAVWHNASFYKTSMRIAAYITALQKLEQGVKLKGAY, encoded by the coding sequence ATGTCAACACAAACAGTAAAAGCACCACAAGCACACCATGAAAGTATGTTTGAAGCAGTGCTAGCCCGTCTCGATGCAGCGGCTAAAATAATGAACCTTAGCGATGAAGTTGCCCTGGTTTTAAAAAACCCAAGTAAACAAGTAAAAGTAAGCCTACCTGTAATGATGGATTCTGGAAAGATCCAGGTTTTTGAAGGGTACCGTACTGTGCATAGCACCCATCTTGGTCCTAGCAAAGGCGGTATTCGTTACGCCATGGATGTAAATTCAGATGAAGTTATGGCTTTAGCGGCTTGGATGAGCTTTAAATGTGCTGTTGCTAATTTACCTTACGGTGGAGCAAAGGGGGGAATAAAATTAGATCCTCGTTCGCATAGTGTTGGAGAATTAGAGCGTATTAGTCGTGCGTACGCCGTAGCTATGAAAGATGTTTTTGGTGTAAATAAAGATATTCCGGCTCCTGATATGGGAACAAGCGGACGTGAGATGGCATGGATCTTAGACGAGTTTAATAAAAATACAGGTGAAGATAGTCCGGGTGTTATCACAGGAAAGCCGGTTGCGGTTGGTGGCTCTTTAGGTAGAGACGCAGCAACAGGACGTGGTGTAATGGTTAATGCTTTAGCTGCACTTAAAAAAATGGGCTTAGTTCCTACTGCTGTTACTGCTGTTGTTCAAGGTTTTGGTAATGTGGGTTCACATGCTGCGCGTTTATTGTCTGAAAAAGGCGTGAAAATTGTCGGAATTGGTGATCATAGCGCTTCATTCTACAATGAAAAAGGAATTGATGTTGCTGCCGCAATCGAATACGCTAGCAAAAATGATAGAAATCTAAGAGGATTTACAGGCGCCACTGAAATTAAAAATAGCGAATTATTAATCAGTAAATGTGATATTCTTGTTCCAGCTGCTTTGCAAAATGTAATCAACGAAGAAAATGCTCCTCACATTCAAGCAAAATTAATAGTGGAAGGTGCAAACGGACCAACTACACCTGAAGCAGATCCTATTTTAAACTCTAAAAAAATCATTTGTATTCCAGATATTCTTGCCAACGCAGGCGGTGTAACAGTTAGTTACTTTGAATGGGTTCAAAATAAGGCTGGATATTACTGGACAGAACAAGAAGTGAATGAAAGACATGATCTTAAAATGGACATTGCTTTTGAAGCTGTTTGGCACAATGCTTCCTTTTATAAAACAAGCATGAGAATAGCCGCCTACATAACTGCTCTTCAAAAATTAGAGCAAGGTGTAAAGTTAAAAGGAGCCTATTAA
- a CDS encoding YjjG family noncanonical pyrimidine nucleotidase: MVNLKHKKHLFFDFDDTLWDFKKNSTAVLNKLFYEYSLNEKLKTDLNSFLDVYKKINLLFWSKYTKKEIDKTYLRNNRFKETFKLFDYTNEEDNLIITEQYLRLAPQGSELKEGCVDTLEYLKKNYHLHIITNGFREVFAIKMNACGIRDYFDQIIISEEHKAIKPDVKIFRLAESFAKAKSDECVMIGDSLESDVQGALNAGWEAIHFNEEELFLKNEKTISKLVQLKNYF; the protein is encoded by the coding sequence ATGGTTAATCTAAAACACAAAAAACATTTATTCTTCGACTTTGATGATACACTCTGGGATTTTAAAAAAAACTCTACCGCTGTATTAAATAAACTCTTTTATGAATACAGTTTAAACGAAAAACTAAAAACAGATTTAAACAGTTTTTTAGATGTGTATAAAAAAATCAATCTTTTGTTTTGGTCAAAGTATACTAAGAAGGAAATAGATAAAACGTATTTAAGAAATAATCGGTTCAAAGAGACATTCAAACTATTTGATTACACGAATGAAGAAGATAATCTTATTATTACTGAGCAGTATCTGAGGCTCGCCCCGCAAGGGAGTGAATTGAAGGAAGGCTGCGTTGACACTTTAGAATATCTTAAAAAAAACTATCATCTACATATCATTACAAATGGCTTTAGAGAAGTGTTTGCTATTAAGATGAATGCTTGTGGGATTAGGGATTATTTTGATCAGATAATTATTAGCGAAGAGCATAAAGCAATAAAACCAGACGTGAAAATTTTTAGATTGGCAGAGTCTTTCGCTAAAGCAAAAAGCGACGAATGTGTTATGATTGGTGATAGTCTTGAAAGTGATGTTCAAGGCGCTTTGAATGCCGGTTGGGAGGCTATACATTTTAATGAGGAAGAATTATTTTTAAAGAATGAAAAAACGATTTCTAAGTTGGTACAACTCAAGAATTATTTTTAA
- a CDS encoding amidohydrolase, giving the protein MLKNIILLALLFLFSCSEKKTEADLIVHNAIIYSVDSSFTIYKAMAIKDGKILELNSEIEILKKYSSHQVIDAKGKSVFPGFTDAHCHFTGFATDMWKCNVTGTKSFEEVISKIIDYSKNAPMTWIYGRGWDQNDWENKEFPNKNELDRLFPDRPVFLKRVDGHAALVNQKALDLTGVNANTKIEGGLIEIKNGKLTGILLDNAMDLVDLKIPIINDSLAKHYYQKAQEICFALGLTQVHDCGVTEHTINLIDEAQKSGNLKMKIFALLSDDSTYYEPWLKKGIYKTDRLTVGGFKIYSDGALGSRGACLLESYNDKENWKGFLLTDKKRLHKIADQLINSPFQFCTHAIGDSANRYMLKLYASVLKGKNNHRWRIEHAQVLNPEDFYMFEKYDIFPSVQPTHATSDMYWAEARLGKERVKTAYAYKQLLKVSGRIALGTDFPVEDISPLKTFFAAVARQDSNGFPANGFQKENALSREETLKGMTIWAAHASFEENEKGSLEKNKLADFIILDTDLMKCNLKEILKTKVLATYINGEKVFSIN; this is encoded by the coding sequence ATGCTTAAGAATATTATCCTACTCGCCCTCCTCTTTCTATTTTCTTGTTCAGAAAAAAAAACAGAAGCTGATCTTATTGTGCATAACGCAATAATTTATTCCGTTGATTCTTCTTTTACAATTTATAAAGCAATGGCTATTAAAGACGGAAAAATTCTAGAACTTAATTCAGAAATAGAAATTCTTAAAAAATATTCGTCCCACCAAGTGATCGACGCAAAAGGGAAATCCGTTTTTCCTGGCTTTACTGATGCGCATTGTCATTTTACAGGCTTTGCAACAGACATGTGGAAGTGTAATGTGACAGGAACAAAATCTTTTGAAGAAGTGATTTCCAAAATAATTGACTATAGCAAAAACGCACCAATGACCTGGATCTATGGCCGCGGTTGGGATCAGAACGATTGGGAGAACAAAGAATTTCCAAATAAAAATGAACTTGACAGGCTTTTTCCTGACCGTCCCGTTTTTTTAAAACGTGTGGATGGTCATGCTGCGCTTGTAAACCAAAAGGCTTTAGACTTAACCGGAGTTAATGCAAACACAAAAATTGAAGGAGGCTTGATTGAAATTAAAAACGGAAAACTCACTGGCATTCTTCTCGACAATGCAATGGATTTGGTTGATCTTAAAATTCCGATCATTAACGACAGTCTGGCTAAACACTACTACCAAAAGGCTCAGGAAATTTGTTTTGCTTTGGGTTTAACACAGGTGCACGACTGTGGGGTTACTGAACATACCATTAATTTAATTGATGAAGCTCAAAAGTCAGGAAACCTAAAAATGAAAATTTTTGCTTTGTTAAGCGATGATTCTACTTATTATGAACCTTGGCTTAAAAAAGGGATTTATAAAACAGATCGTTTAACGGTTGGCGGTTTTAAAATATACTCTGATGGGGCTCTTGGTAGTCGTGGTGCTTGTTTGTTGGAATCTTATAACGATAAAGAAAATTGGAAAGGTTTTTTATTGACGGATAAAAAACGTCTTCATAAAATCGCAGATCAACTTATTAATAGTCCCTTTCAATTTTGCACGCATGCCATTGGTGATAGCGCTAATCGTTACATGTTGAAATTGTACGCTTCTGTTTTAAAAGGTAAAAACAACCACCGTTGGCGCATTGAACACGCACAAGTTTTAAATCCTGAAGACTTTTATATGTTTGAGAAATATGATATTTTCCCATCTGTTCAACCCACACATGCAACTAGCGACATGTATTGGGCAGAGGCCCGTTTAGGAAAAGAGCGCGTAAAAACAGCTTATGCTTATAAACAACTATTAAAAGTTAGCGGACGGATAGCCCTCGGCACTGATTTTCCTGTGGAAGACATTTCACCCCTTAAAACTTTTTTTGCCGCTGTAGCAAGGCAAGACAGCAATGGATTTCCGGCTAATGGATTTCAAAAGGAAAATGCTTTATCGCGTGAGGAAACTTTAAAAGGCATGACTATTTGGGCCGCTCATGCGAGTTTTGAAGAAAATGAAAAAGGAAGTCTTGAAAAAAATAAATTAGCCGATTTTATTATTTTAGATACCGATCTTATGAAATGCAATCTTAAAGAAATATTAAAGACAAAAGTTTTAGCGACCTATATTAATGGTGAAAAGGTTTTCTCGATTAACTAA
- a CDS encoding lipoprotein signal peptidase — MLKRYKIPLITVFSVLFIDQFVKLYIKLHYPLGEVGRLANWCVIHFTENPGMAFGFEFGGEWGKLALSLFRVFACIGGMFYIRYIIKQKEHPGFIFSVSLILAGAMGNIIDSAFYGLIFDRGTSLNADFQEYIPYDGIASLTTHGYAKSMYGCVVDMFYFPIINGRFPDWFPIWGGEDFQFFRPIFNFADASISGGVIIIILWQKQFSKKTEQIVDTAKELSESESNQTSDLNTNHS, encoded by the coding sequence ATGCTTAAACGTTATAAAATCCCCCTCATTACTGTTTTTTCGGTATTGTTCATTGATCAGTTTGTGAAGCTGTATATTAAGCTTCACTACCCCTTAGGTGAAGTTGGTAGATTAGCAAACTGGTGCGTGATTCACTTCACTGAAAATCCTGGAATGGCTTTTGGATTTGAATTTGGAGGAGAATGGGGAAAGTTAGCATTGAGTTTGTTTCGCGTGTTTGCATGCATTGGCGGCATGTTTTATATCCGATACATTATTAAACAAAAAGAACACCCCGGTTTTATTTTTTCTGTTTCCTTAATACTAGCAGGCGCGATGGGAAATATAATAGACAGCGCATTTTACGGATTAATATTTGATAGGGGAACATCATTAAATGCTGATTTTCAAGAATACATTCCTTACGATGGTATTGCATCGCTTACGACACATGGTTATGCAAAAAGTATGTACGGTTGTGTGGTAGATATGTTTTATTTTCCAATTATTAATGGACGCTTCCCCGATTGGTTTCCGATTTGGGGCGGTGAGGATTTTCAATTTTTCAGACCTATTTTCAATTTTGCGGATGCTTCTATTTCTGGTGGCGTAATTATTATTATTCTTTGGCAAAAACAATTTTCCAAAAAGACAGAGCAAATTGTTGATACTGCAAAAGAATTGTCAGAATCTGAAAGTAATCAAACAAGCGATTTAAACACTAATCATTCTTAG
- the ruvC gene encoding crossover junction endodeoxyribonuclease RuvC, which translates to MPVTDRIILGIDPGTIVMGYGLLHIKNNVLSPIGIGVIKLDKYDDHAIRLKKIFERTVGIIEEFKPDELAIEAPFFGKNVQSMLKLGRAQGVAIAAALSKNLPITEYSPKKIKMSITGNGNASKEQVAAMLSQILGLKNEHEYFDATDALGAALCHYYQNKNVAAGGKSYTGWKAFLTDNPKRKL; encoded by the coding sequence ATGCCTGTTACTGATAGAATAATTTTAGGTATTGACCCCGGAACAATAGTTATGGGTTATGGCTTGTTGCATATAAAAAACAACGTATTAAGTCCTATTGGTATAGGTGTCATCAAACTTGATAAATACGATGATCATGCTATACGGCTTAAAAAAATATTCGAACGTACGGTAGGCATTATCGAAGAATTTAAACCAGATGAGCTTGCCATTGAGGCGCCTTTTTTTGGAAAGAATGTGCAATCGATGCTTAAGTTAGGAAGAGCTCAAGGTGTTGCAATTGCGGCAGCGCTGAGTAAGAATTTACCTATAACAGAGTATTCTCCTAAAAAAATAAAAATGAGTATTACCGGCAACGGAAATGCAAGCAAAGAGCAAGTAGCGGCAATGCTGTCTCAAATTTTAGGCTTAAAAAACGAACATGAGTATTTTGATGCTACAGATGCTTTAGGCGCAGCACTTTGCCACTATTATCAAAATAAAAATGTTGCTGCAGGTGGCAAGTCGTATACTGGCTGGAAGGCTTTTCTAACAGATAATCCAAAACGAAAGCTTTAG
- a CDS encoding ABC transporter permease — protein sequence MLFKKKTINFESESLSALTWRRFKRNKLAMSGLFVIAFCCVISILGYLITPDKTPYANDQKPELHIKAPGFEVKFLAVSRNEEKNEPSWLSVMLFGRNDPFATYTLNDYYFQGQNIVVEEYTGNHPNKGSFSSFNLANVLYNLNTKYPVEYDSLKKELSFYLFDEETKTTKKISELQTLVKEKNIITKTYPLGTDLLGRDLLSRLLIGTRISLAVGLISVLISIFIGVLLGSLAGYFRGFTDTVISWFINVVWSIPTILLVIAITLVLGKGITQVFIAVGLTMWVEVARIVRGQVLSIREKEFVEAGRALGFKNDRIIFRHILPNVMGPVVVMAASNFASAILTEAGLSFLGIGAQPPIPSWGEMINAHHGYILMDKAYLAFAPGIAIMILVLAFMMVGNGLRDALDTRMSDDKPIGEV from the coding sequence GTGCTTTTTAAAAAGAAAACAATAAATTTTGAATCTGAATCGCTAAGTGCGCTTACATGGCGACGATTTAAACGTAACAAACTTGCCATGAGCGGGCTTTTTGTTATTGCATTTTGTTGTGTCATTTCAATCTTAGGTTACCTCATCACTCCCGACAAAACTCCTTACGCAAATGATCAAAAACCAGAGCTTCACATAAAGGCTCCAGGCTTTGAAGTTAAATTTTTAGCCGTGAGTCGTAACGAAGAAAAAAATGAACCTAGTTGGTTGAGCGTTATGCTCTTTGGCAGAAACGATCCCTTTGCAACTTATACACTTAATGACTATTATTTTCAAGGACAAAATATTGTTGTTGAAGAATACACTGGCAATCACCCAAACAAAGGATCATTCAGTAGCTTTAATCTTGCCAACGTTTTATATAATCTCAATACAAAATATCCTGTTGAATACGACTCTCTAAAAAAAGAACTTTCTTTTTATCTGTTTGATGAAGAAACCAAAACCACAAAAAAAATATCCGAACTACAAACGCTTGTTAAAGAAAAAAACATCATTACTAAAACTTATCCTTTAGGTACTGATCTTTTAGGACGTGATCTTCTTAGTAGGCTATTAATTGGAACGCGCATTAGTTTGGCGGTAGGTTTAATCTCCGTTTTAATTTCCATTTTTATTGGAGTGCTACTTGGTTCACTTGCTGGTTATTTCAGGGGGTTTACAGATACTGTTATTAGTTGGTTCATCAATGTTGTTTGGAGTATTCCAACCATACTACTAGTAATAGCCATAACACTGGTTTTAGGTAAAGGCATTACACAAGTATTTATTGCGGTTGGACTAACCATGTGGGTAGAAGTAGCAAGAATTGTGCGCGGACAGGTCTTAAGTATTCGTGAAAAAGAATTTGTAGAAGCAGGTCGCGCCTTAGGTTTTAAAAATGATAGAATAATTTTTCGTCATATTTTACCAAATGTCATGGGGCCAGTTGTAGTGATGGCTGCCAGTAATTTTGCAAGCGCCATTTTAACGGAAGCAGGTTTAAGTTTTTTAGGTATTGGCGCACAGCCTCCTATTCCATCTTGGGGCGAAATGATTAATGCACATCACGGCTATATATTAATGGATAAAGCTTACCTCGCATTCGCGCCAGGAATAGCTATCATGATTTTAGTACTCGCTTTTATGATGGTAGGAAATGGATTAAGAGACGCCTTAGACACACGCATGAGCGATGATAAACCGATTGGTGAGGTTTAA
- a CDS encoding DUF5103 domain-containing protein produces the protein MALKYILTLGFILSTLLFLAQEEDYVNDRVLKYDDYVYKPNIKTVQFHEVSWEFTAPIIKLNSNEQLQLDFDDLNGDKKLYTMTFVHCNADWTPSDLMVSEYLTGFYDLNLLNYNYAVNTAQKYTHYTIIFPMAGTQQNTQFTKSGNYVMYVYEEGNTNDIVLSRRFMVYDNRVSVTSTLKQPIGGGQQYNKQQIDFTISAAGYNMTNSYKDMKVVLIQNNRWDNAVTGIQPTFMNGSQFIYSLDEASTFNGGNEFRYFDIRSVRFLTEKVQNIYRDENDQYKVHAVLYADESRALKPYLFYNDFNGNFLIKNRETVIDNDVEGDYVFVDFFLTFPKPISTGNVYIMGKLTDWRMNRNSKMTYNYERFGYQARLRLKQGYYNYIYVISDDTKKGGDEAAIEGNHWDTENDYFILVYHRKFGTYYDQLIGYQKMNSMKK, from the coding sequence ATGGCTCTTAAATATATTTTAACCCTCGGATTTATACTCTCTACATTATTATTCCTAGCCCAAGAAGAGGATTACGTAAATGATAGAGTTTTAAAGTATGATGATTATGTTTACAAACCCAATATTAAAACCGTTCAATTTCACGAAGTAAGTTGGGAATTTACCGCTCCAATTATTAAACTTAACAGTAATGAACAATTGCAATTGGATTTCGACGATCTAAATGGTGACAAAAAATTATACACAATGACCTTCGTTCATTGTAACGCTGATTGGACGCCAAGCGATTTAATGGTGAGCGAATACCTAACTGGGTTCTATGATCTTAATCTACTCAACTATAATTATGCTGTAAATACGGCACAAAAATACACCCACTACACAATCATATTTCCAATGGCCGGTACCCAACAAAATACCCAGTTTACCAAAAGCGGTAACTATGTAATGTATGTGTATGAAGAGGGAAACACAAACGACATTGTACTTAGTCGTCGTTTTATGGTTTACGATAATAGAGTAAGCGTTACCAGCACTCTCAAACAACCTATTGGAGGTGGACAGCAGTACAATAAACAACAAATTGATTTTACAATTTCCGCTGCAGGATATAATATGACCAATTCTTACAAGGACATGAAAGTTGTATTAATACAGAATAATCGTTGGGATAATGCTGTAACTGGCATACAACCTACTTTTATGAACGGTAGTCAGTTTATTTATTCACTAGATGAGGCAAGTACTTTTAACGGCGGTAACGAGTTTAGGTATTTTGATATTCGCAGTGTTCGGTTTCTAACCGAAAAAGTTCAAAATATTTATAGAGATGAAAATGATCAATATAAAGTACACGCCGTGCTATACGCGGACGAGTCTCGTGCTTTAAAACCTTATTTATTTTATAATGACTTTAATGGTAATTTTTTAATAAAAAATCGCGAAACGGTTATAGATAACGATGTAGAAGGTGATTATGTATTTGTAGATTTTTTCCTAACCTTTCCAAAACCCATCTCTACGGGTAATGTATATATTATGGGGAAGCTAACCGACTGGCGCATGAATCGAAACAGTAAAATGACATACAACTACGAGCGTTTTGGTTACCAAGCGCGCTTGCGTTTAAAACAAGGTTATTACAATTATATTTATGTAATAAGTGATGATACTAAAAAAGGCGGCGACGAAGCTGCTATTGAAGGCAATCATTGGGACACCGAAAATGATTATTTCATACTTGTTTACCACCGCAAATTTGGCACTTACTATGATCAATTAATAGGTTACCAAAAAATGAACTCAATGAAGAAGTGA
- the plsY gene encoding glycerol-3-phosphate 1-O-acyltransferase PlsY: MIIFFVLLAYLLGSIPNSVWIGKSFYNIDVREFGSGNAGATNTFRVLGKKAGIPVLIFDILKGTLAVALAYLSEFDVNSNEFIDFQLGLGVAALIGHIFPVFAGFRGGKGVATILGIVVCILPLACSLSLLVFLLVLTLSRIVSLSSMLAGISFPIFLNLLLGNTNPILTVFSIIVAVLLIITHRKNIQRLIKKEETKVRLFPLRHK, translated from the coding sequence TTGATTATTTTTTTCGTTTTACTAGCGTATTTATTAGGGTCTATTCCAAACTCTGTGTGGATAGGCAAATCTTTTTACAACATTGATGTTAGAGAGTTCGGAAGTGGAAATGCGGGCGCCACAAATACCTTTAGAGTATTAGGCAAAAAGGCTGGTATTCCGGTTCTTATTTTCGACATTCTTAAAGGCACACTTGCCGTTGCCCTTGCCTACTTAAGTGAGTTTGATGTTAACAGTAATGAATTTATAGATTTTCAGCTTGGCTTAGGCGTGGCAGCGCTTATCGGACATATCTTTCCAGTATTTGCAGGATTTAGAGGTGGCAAAGGAGTCGCCACAATTCTAGGCATAGTTGTTTGTATTCTTCCTTTAGCCTGCTCATTGTCTTTACTTGTCTTTTTATTGGTTTTAACATTAAGTCGAATCGTTTCCTTGTCTTCTATGCTAGCCGGCATCTCGTTTCCAATTTTTCTTAATCTATTGCTAGGAAACACAAACCCAATTCTAACGGTTTTTTCAATCATCGTAGCAGTATTGCTAATTATTACACATCGCAAAAACATCCAACGATTAATTAAAAAGGAAGAAACTAAAGTCAGGCTGTTTCCTTTAAGGCACAAGTAA
- the hemH gene encoding ferrochelatase, with protein sequence MKKAVLLINLGTPDSPTPSKVGKYLTQFLNDKRVIDINPVGRFILVNLIIVPFRSFKSSKLYKAIWTKEGSPLLLNSFLLKDKLQQKLGNDYVVELAMRYQSPNIKTALEKIREQRPEQIHILPLYPQYASSSTGSTLEEVLRQIRKWEVIPNIKSVSKFYDHPKFISSLVSEAKKHKIVDYDHVLFSYHGLPERQILKGSAHYGGNTCQMGACCNTITKNNQYCYRANCFETTRQLVKALNIPEDKYTTAFQSRLDNKWLQPFSDKVIEELAKNGAKKILVFSPAFVADCLETIYEIGTEYEEIFKHHGGEKIMLVNSLNANDEWVDAVKSILLD encoded by the coding sequence ATGAAGAAAGCCGTTTTGCTTATTAATCTTGGAACACCAGATTCGCCAACACCTTCTAAAGTTGGAAAATACCTAACTCAGTTTTTAAATGATAAACGTGTCATCGATATAAATCCCGTTGGTCGTTTTATATTAGTGAATTTAATCATCGTTCCTTTCAGAAGTTTTAAATCATCAAAGCTCTATAAAGCTATTTGGACAAAGGAAGGGTCGCCACTGCTTTTAAATAGTTTCTTATTAAAAGATAAGCTTCAACAAAAATTAGGCAATGATTATGTTGTGGAACTTGCAATGCGCTATCAATCACCGAATATAAAAACAGCACTTGAAAAAATACGCGAGCAACGACCTGAACAAATTCACATACTCCCACTTTATCCGCAATATGCAAGTTCTAGTACTGGTAGTACTTTGGAAGAGGTGTTAAGACAAATAAGAAAATGGGAAGTGATCCCGAACATTAAAAGCGTTAGTAAATTTTACGATCATCCTAAATTTATTTCTTCTTTAGTAAGTGAAGCAAAAAAACATAAGATTGTAGACTATGATCATGTGTTGTTTAGTTATCATGGATTGCCTGAAAGGCAAATCCTTAAAGGATCGGCTCACTATGGTGGGAATACCTGCCAAATGGGAGCCTGTTGTAATACGATAACAAAAAACAATCAATACTGCTATCGTGCCAATTGCTTTGAGACAACACGTCAATTAGTAAAAGCATTAAACATACCGGAAGACAAATACACAACCGCTTTTCAAAGTAGACTTGACAACAAATGGCTGCAGCCTTTTAGCGATAAGGTTATTGAAGAATTGGCAAAAAATGGAGCGAAAAAAATTCTTGTTTTTTCACCAGCTTTTGTAGCTGATTGTTTGGAGACAATATATGAAATTGGCACCGAGTACGAGGAAATATTTAAACACCATGGCGGCGAAAAAATTATGCTTGTTAATAGTTTAAATGCAAATGACGAGTGGGTGGATGCTGTAAAAAGTATTTTGCTGGATTAA
- a CDS encoding nuclear transport factor 2 family protein produces MASEQNKQIALKWFEAFNAHNLEKLLALYDEDAEHFSPKLKIRQPETNGLIKGKAALRNWWKDSFDRLPTLRYTVKKLTADDEQVFMEYIRHVQGEEDLKVGEVLEIKKGVIVFSRVYHA; encoded by the coding sequence ATGGCTTCAGAACAAAATAAACAAATTGCTCTAAAATGGTTTGAGGCATTTAACGCACATAACCTTGAAAAATTACTAGCGCTGTATGATGAAGACGCGGAACACTTTTCTCCAAAATTAAAAATAAGACAACCTGAAACAAATGGCTTGATAAAAGGAAAAGCGGCCTTAAGAAATTGGTGGAAAGATTCTTTTGATAGGCTTCCAACATTAAGATACACTGTAAAAAAGCTTACCGCAGATGATGAACAAGTGTTTATGGAGTATATTCGTCATGTACAAGGCGAAGAAGATTTAAAAGTTGGCGAAGTGTTAGAAATTAAAAAAGGAGTCATCGTTTTTTCACGCGTTTATCATGCTTAA
- a CDS encoding glycosyltransferase, giving the protein MNALIIVLFSLLFCYSGILLWLAYGFIKTPYFSSKEKKLQLPLTLIICARNEEKNIMICLSSLLKQKYVLNKIQLILINDASTDSTVHRAETILKNSGINYKIISNQQQKGKKHSISYAMQFAINDLIVLRDADTFTLSDLWLQNISDFYQSTKADLIIAPIAIANYSGLFWSLQAIENNVLTVAACGSAYYNKPFLCNGANLIFTKKIFEKTNGYSSHIDSISGDDIFFMEDVKQIQGSKIAYLKSAPALVYTYPTFSFKKLLLQKTRWASKFKLNKNKLNLILSFLTLTVNIAWLLCLVSINIPEYKNISLLFISLKLFIDILLLFLASGFIKNKNILWFSLPVGFIYPVYAGIIGIASLFVKPKWK; this is encoded by the coding sequence ATGAATGCGCTAATCATCGTTCTTTTTTCACTATTGTTTTGTTATTCAGGCATTCTACTCTGGCTTGCCTATGGATTTATTAAAACCCCATACTTTTCTTCAAAAGAAAAAAAATTACAACTACCGCTCACACTTATTATTTGTGCACGCAACGAAGAAAAGAATATCATGATTTGCTTAAGTTCTTTATTAAAACAAAAATATGTTCTAAATAAAATTCAACTTATTCTTATTAATGATGCCAGTACTGACAGCACTGTTCATAGAGCAGAAACAATTCTTAAAAACTCAGGGATCAATTATAAAATTATTTCTAACCAACAACAAAAGGGAAAAAAACACAGCATAAGTTACGCGATGCAATTCGCAATTAATGACCTCATTGTTTTGCGCGACGCTGATACCTTCACGCTTTCAGATCTATGGCTTCAAAACATTTCAGATTTTTATCAAAGCACAAAAGCTGATCTCATCATTGCACCAATTGCTATTGCTAATTATTCAGGACTCTTTTGGTCGCTACAAGCCATAGAGAACAATGTACTTACTGTCGCTGCTTGTGGAAGCGCTTATTACAACAAACCTTTCTTGTGCAATGGCGCTAATTTAATTTTTACCAAAAAAATATTCGAGAAGACAAATGGTTATTCTTCGCATATAGACTCTATTTCTGGTGATGATATTTTTTTCATGGAAGATGTGAAACAAATACAAGGGAGTAAAATAGCTTATCTTAAATCTGCGCCTGCCCTCGTTTACACTTATCCTACCTTTTCATTTAAAAAACTACTTCTTCAAAAAACACGCTGGGCTTCTAAATTTAAATTAAATAAAAACAAACTCAATCTAATATTGTCCTTTTTAACTCTTACCGTGAATATTGCCTGGCTTTTATGTCTTGTCAGCATTAATATCCCGGAATACAAAAATATATCGCTCCTGTTTATTTCTTTAAAATTGTTTATTGACATATTGTTGTTATTTTTAGCTTCAGGTTTTATAAAAAACAAAAATATTTTATGGTTTAGTTTACCGGTTGGTTTTATTTATCCAGTTTATGCGGGTATTATTGGTATAGCCTCACTGTTTGTAAAACCTAAGTGGAAATAA